A DNA window from Sphaeramia orbicularis chromosome 22, fSphaOr1.1, whole genome shotgun sequence contains the following coding sequences:
- the fosl2 gene encoding fos-related antigen 2, giving the protein MYQDYSGNYDTSSRGSSTSPAQPESFTSGSSTIGSPISTSSYQKYRVDMPGSNSAFIPTINAITTSQDLQWMVQPTVITSMSNPYSRSHPYSHHLTNGPGLLGHNTLARPGVIRSIGDTRSRRKRDEQLTPEEEEKRRVRRERNKLAAAKCRNRRRELTEMLQGETEKLEEEKADLQKEIETLQKEKDKLEFMLVAHNPVCKLPNEERHQPSAHQQHQQHQQHQHHQQQQQQQQQQQQCAPLPLTMRPMSTRGHMNQVVVKQEPEDDEEEVGKPQRSVIKPICLGGGGVSGGMYCIDGDSLNTPVVAASTPAATPNAPSLIFTYPSMLEPDSPSPSSESCSKAHRRSSSSGDQSSDSLNSPTLLAL; this is encoded by the exons ATGTACCAGGACTACTCCGGGAACTACGACACCTCGTCCCGCGGCAGCAGCACCTCTCCGGCCCAGCCAGAGTCCTTCACAAGCGGCAGCAGTACGATCGGCAGTCCGATCTCTACCTCGAGTTACCAG AAGTATAGGGTTGACATGCCCGGCTCCAATAGTGCCTTTATTCCCACCATCAATGCAATCACTACCAGCCAAGACCTGCAGTGGATGGTGCAGCCCACCGTCATCACCTCCATGTCCAACCCGTACTCCCGCTCCCACCCGTACAGCCATCACCTGACCAATGGGCCAGGGCTGCTGGGACACAACACGCTGGCTCGACCCGGGGTCATCCGTTCCATTGGGGACACTAGGAGCCGACGCAAGAGGGACGAGCAG CTCACcccagaggaagaggagaaaaggcGGGTGAGGCGTGAGAGGAATAAGTTAGCAGCCGCCAAATGCCGTAATCGCAGGCGAGAGCTCACAGAGATGTTGCAAGGG GAGACTGAGAAACTGGAGGAGGAGAAAGCAGACCTTCAGAAGGAGATTGAGACTCTGCAGAAGGAGAAAGACAAGCTGGAGTTCATGCTGGTTGCCCATAATCCTGTGTGCAAGCTGCCCAATGAGGAGCGCCATCAGCCGTCAGCGCACCAGCAGCACCAGCAACACCAGCAGCACCAacaccaccagcagcagcagcagcagcagcagcagcagcagcagtgcgcTCCCCTCCCTCTGACCATGCGTCCCATGAGCACCCGGGGCCACATGAACCAAGTGGTGGTGAAGCAAGAGCCCgaggatgatgaagaggaagTGGGCAAACCTCAGCGCTCCGTCATCAAGCCCATCTGTCTGGGCGGAGGCGGCGTCAGCGGAGGGATGTACTGCATAGATGGAGACAGCCTGAACACGCCGGTGGTGGCGGCGTCCACCCCAGCCGCCACGCCCAACGCCCCCAGCCTCATATTCACCTACCCGAGCATGCTGGAGCCCGACAGCCCCTCACCCTCCTCCGAGTCCTGCTCCAAGGCCCACaggcgcagcagcagcagcggagaCCAGTCCTCAGACTCCCTCAACTCCCCCACCCTCCTGGCCCTCTGA